From one Solanum lycopersicum chromosome 12, SLM_r2.1 genomic stretch:
- the LOC101265895 gene encoding cyclic nucleotide-gated ion channel 4 — translation MASHHELELSNNYSDRSDDDMDEDEDEQDNIEEEEKEDDNSNDYNICSSRSRGGGLTDFFSWKVIDPRAPWVQEWNRVFLLVCATGLFVDPLFFYSLSISETCMCLFIDGWFAVTVTVLRCMTDAMHLWNMWIRFKMHKLRPYNEKMDENQITSSSRGPRLHQDQSFRCFVALRYLKSKKGFFLDLFVILPLPQIVMWVGIPGLLEKGYTTTVMTVLLIMFLFQYLPKIYHSVCLLRRMQNLSGYIFGTVWWGIALNLIAYFVASHAVGACWYLLGIQRAAKCLKQQCRVTNGCSLRMLACEEKIFYGTSSLVKHRSRVIWGESKIARSTCLASEHNFDYGVYKWTVQLVTNENRFEKILFPIFWGLMTLSTFGNLESTTDWLEDVFIIIVLTTGLLLVTMLIGNIKVFLHATTSKKQAMQLKMRNVEWWMRRRRLPQGYKQRVRNYERHRFAATRGVDEYEMISNLPEGLRRDIKYHLCLDLVRQVPLFQHMDNLVLENICDRVKSLIFTKGETITREGDPVQRMLFIVRGHLQSSQELRDGVKSCCMLGPGNFSGDELLSWCLRKPFVERLPPSSSSLVTLETTEAFGLEADDVKYVTQHFRYTFVNEKVKRSARYYSPGWRTWAAVAIQLAWRRYRHRLTLTSLSFIRPRRPLSRSSSLTEDRLRLYTALLTSPKPNQDDFDF, via the exons atggctAGTCATCATGAACTTGAACTATCAAATAATTATAGTGATCGAAGTGACGATGACATGGACGAGGACGAGGATGAGCAAGATAACATAGAAGAGGAGGAAAAAGAAGATGATAATTCAAATGACTACAACATTTGTAGTAGTCGTAGTCGAGGAGGAGGATTGACAGACTTCTTTTCGTGGAAAGTCATAGACCCTAGAGCGCCTTGGGTTCAAGAATGGAATCGAGTATTTTTATTAGTATGTGCCACGGGGCTATTTGTGGATCCTCTCTTTTTCTACTCTCTCTCTATCAGCGAGACTTGCATGTGCCTTTTTATCGATGGTTGGTTTGCGGTAACGGTCACCGTTCTTCGATGCATGACCGATGCGATGCATTTATGGAACATGTGGATACGATTCAAGATGCATAAATTACGTCCTTACAATGAAAAAATGGATGAAAATCAAATTACTAGTAGTAGTCGAGGTCCACGACTACATCAAGACCAGAGTTTTCGATGTTTTGTGGCCTTACGATACTTGAAATCCAAGAAGGGTTTCtttttggatctctttgtcatcctTCCTTTACCTCAG ATAGTGATGTGGGTAGGGATTCCAGGTTTACTGGAGAAAGGATATACAACAACAGTAATGACAGTATTATTAATAATGTTTCTGTTTCAATATCTGCCCAAAATTTATCACTCAGTTTGCCTGCTAAGACGCATGCAGAATCTCTCTGGATACATTTTTGGTACTGTTTGGTGGGGAATTGCTCTTAACTTGATTGCTTATTTTGTTGCCTCCCAT gCAGTGGGAGCATGTTGGTACTTGCTAGGAATCCAAAGGGCAGCAAAATGTTTGAAACAACAGTGTAGAGTTACAAATGGTTGTAGCCTAAGAATGTTGGCATGtgaagagaaaatattttatggaacaaGTAGTTTGGTGAAGCATAGAAGTAGAGTCATATGGGGTGAGTCCAAAATTGCAAGATCAACATGTCTAGCCTCTGAACACAATTTTGATTATGGAGTTTATAAATGGACTGTTCAACTTGTCACAAATGAGAATCgttttgagaaaatattatttcccATCTTCTGGGGTCTCATGACTCTCAG TACATTTGGAAACTTGGAGAGCACAACAGATTGGCTGGAAGATGTATTCATAATCATTGTTCTCACTACTGGTCTTCTTCTTGTCACTATGTTGATTGGTAATATCAAG GTATTCTTGCATGCAACAACATCAAAGAAACAAGCAATGCAACTAAAAATGAGAAATGTAGAATGGTGGATGAGGAGAAGAAGGTTGCCTCAAGGATACAAGCAAAGGGTCAGAAATTATGAAAGGCATAGATTTGCAGCAACAAGAGGAGTTGATGAATATGAGATGATAAGCAACCTTCCTGAGGGACTTAGAAGAGACATCAAATATCATCTTTGTTTGGACTTGGTTAGACAG GTTCCTTTGTTTCAACATATGGATAATTTGGTCCTGGAGAACATATGTGACCGCGTAAAATCCTTGATTTTCACTAAAGGAGAAACA ATAACAAGAGAAGGTGATCCAGTTCAAAGAATGTTGTTCATAGTGAGAGGTCATCTCCAAAGCAGTCAAGAACTTAGAGATGGTGTCAAAAGTTGTTGCATGTTGGGCCCTGGAAACTTCAGCGGCGACGAACTTCTCTCATG GTGCCTCCGGAAACCCTTCGTGGAGCGTCTACCGCCTTCCTCCTCATCGCTAGTGACTCTCGAGACCACAGAAGCGTTTGGCCTCGAAGCAGATGATGTCAAGTATGTCACTCAACATTTCCGCTACACATTTGTGAATGAGAAAGTGAAGAGAAGCGCCAGATATTATTCTCCAGGATGGCGAACTTGGGCTGCCGTTGCTATTCAGTTGGCCTGGAGGAGATATAGACACCGGCTGACTCTCACGTCGTTGTCCTTCATTCGACCAAGACGACCGTTGTCTCGATCTTCTTCATTAACAGAAGACAGACTCAGGCTATATACAGCTTTGCTCACTTCACCAAAGCCTAATCAGGacgattttgatttttaa
- the LOC101266486 gene encoding probable sodium/metabolite cotransporter BASS1, chloroplastic: MQALVSAPTSCYINCTRRRRFIHNNQYDTSKDYPFSSSPTKSLCFSSTHLPFQSQNLVLYRKPISLISRGQLLCSNSSTAITADGDDNKNKSFGDWIQSVGETISVLFPLWVALGCLIGLLKPSSYNWVKPQWTVMGITLTMLGMGMTLTFDDLRGALAMPKELFCGFILQYSVMPLSGYFVSKLLNLPSHYAAGLILVGCCPGGTASNIVTYIARGNVALSVLMTAASTLSAVVMTPFLTEKLAGQFVAVDAAGLFMSTLQVVLLPVLAGAFLNQYFKGLVKIVSPLMPPIAVATVAVLCGNAIAQSSSAILMSGQQVVIAAALLHASGFFFGYVLARMLGVDMSSSRTISIEVGMQNSVLGVVLATQHFGNPLTAVPCAVSSVCHSIFGSALAGIWRRSIPDKVQD, encoded by the exons ATGCAGGCTCTTGTGTCAGCACCAACTAGCTGTTACATCAATtgcacaagaagaagaagatttaTACACAATAATCAATATGACACCTCCAAAGATTACCCCTTTTCTtcttcaccaactaaatcacttTGTTTTTCAAGCACCCATTTGCCTTTTCAATCACAAAATCTTGTTCTGTATCGAAAACCCATTTCATTAATATCCAGAGGACAGCTTCTGTGTTCAAATTCGTCAACTGCCATTACTGCTGATGGTGATGACAACAAGAATAAAAGCTTTGGGGATTGGATCCAAAGTGTTGGGGAAACGATTTCTGTTTTGTTTCCCTTGTGGGTAGCTTTGGGTTGCTTGATTGGGCTGCTTAAACCTAGCTCGTACAATTGGGTCAAACCTCAATGGACTGTGATGGGCATTACACTCACTATGCTTGGTATGGGAATGACTCTTACTTTCGATGACCTTCGTGGTGCTTTAGCGATGCCTAAAGAGCTGTTCTGCGGATTCATCCTTCAGTATTCG GTGATGCCTTTATCGGGATATTTTGTTAGCAAGCTATTAAATTTGCCATCCCATTATGCAGCAGGCTTGATATTGGTTGGCTGCTGTCCTGGAG GGACGGCAAGTAACATTGTCACTTACATTGCACG TGGAAATGTGGCGCTTTCAGTTTTGATGACTGCTGCAAGTACCCTATCTGCCGTG GTGATGACCCCTTTTCTAACAGAGAAACTTGCAGGGCAATTTGTTGCAGTAGATGCAGCTGGACTTTTCATGTCTACTTTACAG GTGGTGCTTCTTCCTGTATTAGCTGGTGCATTTCTGAATCAGTATTTCAAAGGCCTAGTCAAAATCGTGTCTCCATTGATGCCACCTATTGCTGTAGCAACTGTTGCTGTTCTTTGTGGAAATGCAATTGCACAGAGTTCTTCTGCAATCCTTATGTCAGGACAACAGGTTGTCATAGCTGCTGCTCTTCTTCATGCGTCTGGCTTCTTCTTTGGCTATGTACTCGCAAGGATGCTTGGAGTTGATatgtcctcctcaaggacaaTATCTATTGAAGTCGGAATGCAg AACTCGGTTCTTGGAGTAGTTCTAGCCACTCAGCACTTTGGTAATCCACTTACTGCAGTACCATGTGCCGTTTCTAGTGTTTGCCATTCGATATTTGGCAGTGCCTTGGCTGGCATATGGAGGCGTTCTATTCCAGATAAAGTGCAGGACTAA